A window of the Microbacterium sp. AZCO genome harbors these coding sequences:
- a CDS encoding MFS transporter, whose translation MTARPDAKVGASWFILFTLAWLAIWTVQLTPLQLLIPLQLNTPDDASGWISGVVSSGLVLAVGGIAGVIAAPVAGGLSDRTRGRAGRRRPWSLGGTWLAALSLVGIAFAEGPWGVGLAWVGVSVGVAVASAAFTALIADQLTTQRGAASAAVSSSQALGIVVGVGVIVLLELGVIVGYLVLAGFIALVGTLAALLLPDPPAHGEVSAAREVRTLRERLAALRDRDFAWLLAGRLTVNIGNALGTGLLLFFLLYGLHRDASTAEDELLMLILVYTLFVVAASIVSGWISDRTGRRVPFVVWSAIIQGAASIILVVAPSLTSAMIAAALLGVGYGAYMSVGLALGTDLLPFPEDHARDLGFVNVSASLGQLLGPLIGAGLVALVGGFWLLFLVGGVLSVAGGLMTYAIRTPARAASAV comes from the coding sequence GTGACCGCTCGCCCGGACGCCAAGGTCGGCGCCAGCTGGTTCATCCTCTTCACCCTCGCCTGGCTCGCCATCTGGACGGTGCAGCTCACGCCCCTGCAGCTCCTCATCCCGCTGCAGCTCAACACGCCCGACGACGCCTCGGGCTGGATCTCCGGCGTCGTATCGTCGGGACTCGTGCTCGCCGTCGGCGGGATCGCCGGCGTCATCGCGGCACCTGTCGCCGGCGGCCTGTCCGACCGCACGCGCGGGCGCGCGGGGCGCCGCCGGCCATGGTCCCTCGGCGGCACCTGGCTCGCCGCGCTCTCGCTCGTCGGCATCGCCTTCGCGGAGGGCCCGTGGGGCGTCGGCCTCGCGTGGGTCGGGGTCTCGGTGGGCGTCGCCGTGGCATCGGCGGCGTTCACGGCGCTCATCGCGGATCAGCTGACGACCCAGCGCGGCGCGGCATCCGCCGCCGTCTCGTCGTCTCAGGCCCTCGGCATCGTGGTCGGCGTGGGAGTCATCGTGCTCCTCGAGCTCGGCGTGATCGTCGGCTATCTCGTGCTCGCCGGATTCATCGCGCTCGTGGGAACGCTCGCCGCGCTCCTCCTGCCCGACCCGCCCGCGCACGGCGAGGTCTCGGCGGCACGCGAGGTGCGCACGCTGCGCGAGCGCCTCGCGGCGCTGCGGGATCGCGACTTCGCGTGGCTCCTCGCCGGTCGCCTGACTGTCAACATCGGCAATGCGCTCGGCACGGGCCTGCTGCTGTTCTTCCTCCTGTACGGACTGCATCGGGATGCCTCGACCGCCGAGGACGAGCTGCTCATGCTGATCCTCGTCTACACGCTGTTCGTCGTGGCGGCGTCGATCGTCTCGGGCTGGATCTCCGACCGCACCGGCAGGCGGGTCCCGTTCGTCGTCTGGTCGGCGATCATCCAGGGCGCCGCGTCGATCATCCTCGTCGTCGCGCCGTCCCTCACGAGCGCCATGATCGCGGCCGCCCTCCTCGGCGTGGGCTACGGCGCGTACATGTCGGTCGGCCTCGCGCTCGGCACCGACCTGCTGCCGTTCCCCGAGGACCACGCCCGAGACCTCGGCTTCGTCAATGTCTCCGCGAGCCTCGGGCAGCTGCTCGGACCGCTCATCGGCGCCGGTCTCGTCGCCCTCGTCGGGGGGTTCTGGCTGCTGTTCCTCGTCGGCGGCGTCCTCTCGGTCGCGGGCGGCCTCATGACCTACGCGATCCGCACCCCCGCCCGCGCCGCGTCAGCCGTCTGA